Sequence from the Nitrospirota bacterium genome:
CCTTGATAAACCTGATTTTAGTGGTGTAAATGTTGTAAATGTAATCTCTGTTGTTTGCTTCCCATACAGGTCTCGATCCTGAATTTTCAGAAGTGTTTTTTCATCAGCTTCTGACCAGAATACTGAATCCAGTTCACGCCTGAAGATATCAATCGCCCTCCGCATTTCCTGCATCTTCACCATTGATTCATCAAGTCCATTAAGTGCTTTTTCTGTTAGAAAAAAAGTGCTGTAAACCGCTACAAGAACAATGGACAGGATTGCTGAAGCGATAAGGATTTCAATAAGGGTAAAACCACAATTTTTTCTTCTCCTTCGTACCCCATCTTTAATTAAATTCCAAAGGCAGCTATAAAAATTGTCACTGCGAGTGTAAAGAAGCAATCTCGTCTTTTCATGGGAGATTACCACGCACCTCAAAAGTATTCGTGGTGCTCGCAATGACATGAGTTTCAAACGTTCAGGATACTTATGGCTGGAGTTGGGATATAAATTCATTCAATTTCACCTCTTCATCTCCTGCTTTAACTGAAACAATAACCTCTGATATGCCTGCATAAGGTGATTCTTTAACTTTAGTTTCGTAAGAGTAAGAACTAAAGGGGTCTTCAAAATTACCACTTGTATCAGCAGGATTTTTCTCAATCTCAAGCATCTTGTTCTTTGCAAGCAACGTTGAAATAGTTATTTTTTCATGCCTTTCTAAAATACTAAGCTGATAATTTAATGTATATATAAGGGTAACAAGTAAACCACCAACAACAGCAAGTGCGATCAGAACCTCAAGGAGTGTAAAGCCACCTGTTCTAAAAAGGCGGGAATTAAAAATTAACAATTTAAAATTTAAAATTCTCAAATTCCCGAACCCTGGAGGTTTCATTTTGAATTTTGAATTATCTTTACTCTTCCACTCATATGATTAAGCGTTACATCCATAAATTCATTTTCTTTATTCAGGTGTACGTTCAGGTTTTCATTGATTCCAAGAGGTTCAAAGAAGAATATCAACTCTCCAGTAGAAACCAGTCCTCTTGACTGAGTGGTTACTCCGATAACATTGTTAAATTTCTTGCGCTTCTCGCCCTCGGGACTGCTGAAAGACACAGTATTTTCATTAAAATTGAATTTAATCAAAAAAGTCTCTTTTCTCGAGACCGCACTATCATATAAATACCTGAGTAATGAGGCGATTTCTCTTGCTTCTGATTTAAGTTTATTATCTCCAATACCTATAAAAGAAGGCATTATTACAGCCATTACAATAGAAAGGATAAAAATAACAACAATAAGCTCAAGGAAAGTAAAACCTTTACTACATATCCCAACTCTTAATATCCTCATTCTTACCTTCCCCACCTTCCTTTCCGTCTGCTCCATAACTCATGATATCAAAATCGCCATAGATACCGGGAGATATGTAAACATAAGGGTTACCCCACGGATCAAGAGGTATCTTCTTCTGCTCAAGATAACCACCTTCCCTGTATTTAGGTGGTATTTGTCCTGATAATGGTTTCTCAACAAGTGCTTGTAGTCCTTGTTCTGTTGAAGGATAGAATCCATTGTCAAGCTTAAACAGCTTCAATGCTGTTTCGAAATTTTTTATCTGGACTTTTGCCTCAGCAATACGTGCATCATCAGTCCTTCCAATAATCCTTGGAGCCACAATCGCTGCAAGGATGCTAAGAATAAAAACAACGACAATGACTTCAAGCAAAGTAAACCCTCTATTATTACTCATCCCTTCCTCCTAAGATAATCACAAATTTAACTTTTTTACTTTACCAGTTGATTCAACTGGAATATTGGCAATAACACAGCCAGCACAATAAAACCGACAATCAGCCCCATCAGGAGAATCATCCCCGGCTCAAGCAAAGATAGTGCTTTTTGCACCCTCCTTGAAAATTCTTCCTCGTATGAATCTGCTGCCTTTCCAAGAACATCAATGAGTTTTCCACTCCTTTCACCTGTTGAAATAAGTTGCAAAAGAACTGGGGGGAAACCTTCAAGAGAGGTAGAAAGTTTTGCACCCTCTGCAACTTTTTCACCTGCCCTGATAACTTTAATCTCGAGATCTTTGTTACCAATCGAACGTGCTGATAATTCAAGAGCTCTCAGCACAGGAAGGCCACCTTCAAGTAAAAAACCAAGTGTCCTTGTGAAACGTCCGAAATATAGACTTTGAAGTATACCTCCAGGTAATTTAAAAAGAAATCTGTCAATAAGAAGTCTGTTCTTCTCTTTTAACTTTTTGATGCTATATATAATTCCTATAAGAATCCCGATTAAAAACCACCAGTAATTCTGAAAAATTTCACTCACTGCAATAAGAATAACAGTTATAAACGGAAGGGCATTCTGTGTATCATTAAAAATTCTTGTTATTTTTGGTATAACAAACGTGAATAGAAAAGAGAGCACTATAAAACCGATACAGATCATGAATAGTGGATAGATCATTGATGTTCGCACCTTTGATTTGAGGCTACTCTGGGATTCCAGAAAATCTGAAAGACGACTGAGAACAGAATCAAGATTTCCACTCGATTCACCGGCGGAGACCATATTAATATAGAATGCAGGAAAAATTTTTGGATATTCCTCAAGAGCCTTTGAAAAAGCTGAACCTGCTGAAACCCTTTCTTTTATATCAACGATCATATTCTTCCAGAAACCTTTATATTCCTCTGATAGTGAATGTAATGCTTCCATTAATGTTACTCCGGCAGCAAGGAGGATGGATAATTGCCTGGTAAATGATGGAAGAACAGCTGCAGTTGAAGGACTGAATATCCTGAATCTTTTTTTATAGAGTGCTGTTTGAACATCCTTTGGATAAAGGCCCCCTTCCTTAAGTCTCAGGACAGCATCTTTCTGACTGTTTGCCTCTATTGTTCCTTCAACTTCAGAGCCATCGGGTTTATATCCTCTATATTGAAATATCGGCATGGTCTTTCTGGGTTACTCTCAAAACCTCTTCAATGGTTGTAATGCCCTGAAGAACCTTTTCAAGCCCATCCTGTCTGAGTGTTTTCATCCCTCTGGATATTGCATGATTTTTTATCCTCTGTGAATCAACTCGCTCTGTAATCATAGAGCGAATATCGTTGTCTATAACAAGAAGCTCGAAGATACCTGTTCTGCCGAGATATCCTTTACCTTTACATTTTTCACATCCTGCACCTCGATAAAGAAACAACGGAGCACGCTCCACCTTCTCCTCTTGCAACAAGGGGGAAGGAAAAGTAGAGGGTAGCATATTGATAAAATATGACTTCTCTGTATCAGATGCTTCATATGTTATTTTACAGTTATGACATATTGTTCTTGCAAGCCGTTGTGCAAGAACAACTGTAAGTGATGATGCAACAAGAAAAGGTTCTATGCCCATGTCAATAAGCCTCACAATGGCGCTGGGTGCATCGTTGGTATGCAGGGTGCTTAAAACAAGATGCCCTGTTAGAGATGCTTGCATTGCTATCTCAGCAGTCTCAAGGTCTCTTATTTCACCTACCATGATTATATCAGGATCCTGTCTAAGAATTGATCTCAATCCAGATGCAAATGTTAATCCTATCTTCGGATTTACCTGAATCTGTCCGATACCTTTCAATTGATATTCTATTGGGTCTTCCACTGTAATGATGTTCTTCTCTTCAGTGTGAATCCTGTTGAGTGCAGCATACAAAGTGGTTGTTTTTCCACTACCTGTTGGGCCAGTTACCAGAATAATCCCATCAGGCCTCCTTAAATGCTCTTCAAGTGTCCTTTCATCATCTTTACTAAAACCGACCTCCCATAACCCAAGAATACCCTGTTTTCGATCAAGTAGTCTCAGAACTGCCCGTTCCCCATGAGAAGTAGGGATTACTGATACTCTTATATCAATATCTTTTCCGCCAAGGAGTAATCTTATTCTGCCATCCTGTGGAAGTCTTTTTTCAGCAATATCAAGATTGGACATAATCTTGATCCTGCTTATTAATGCATCCTGAATAATTTTTGGTGGACTTAAAACTCTATTTAAAACACCGTCTATTCGAAATCTGACATCAAGTTCTCTTTCATATGGTTCGATATGAATGTCACTTGCCCGCTCTTTTACTGCCTGAAGAAGCAAAGCATTCAGAAGTCTTATAATTGGTGCTTCTTCAGTAAGCTCAATCAGGTCTCTCGGAGCTTCAAACTCAGTTGCTACAGATTGAAGATCTTCTCCAGAAATGGTTCCCATAACTTCTTGTGCAGACCCCAACTGTCCGTAAAATCTATTAATTGCATCTATAATTACATCTGCTTTAACTCTCACGGGTCTCGGTAAGATACCAAGTGCCTTTGACACCTCTTTTAACGCAAGCAACCCCCTATCATCAGCAACAGCCCCGATAAGTTCAGAGTCTTCTATTCTCATTGGAAACATCTGATTGGTCTTTACAAAATTAAGGGGTATATTTCTTAAGATGCTGATGTCTACATCTTCATCTTTAATGGTCTCAATTGTTTCCACGCTTTATAATTTAAACTTGCATTCCCTTTTTTAACTTTCTATTATTCTGCTTCCACAGAAATGACATATGTGAAAGAGTTCTTTTTATTTACCACTTTGAATTTTCCTTATATAATTAGGTTCTGAGTATTCAACTTCATCGTAATGCATAAATTTTTCTATTGCATCTCTAACATCCTGCCCCTTTTTCAAACGAATTAGATATAGTCCCTTTAATTTTGATATGGTTATAACAGAAGCTTTTTCTAATGTAAGTATCTCTTGTATTCTATGCTCTGCGACATCCTCTTTAAATTTTACCAGTAATTCTCCTGGCTTGTATTTATTTTCAGCTCTTGCGAATTCCATATTTTTTTGCTCTGTTAGATTAGAAAGTTGCTCAGATTCTCTTACAATATGAGGAGTCAGGAATACAAGCAGATTAGTTTTACTTTTTTCTACAGTTTTATTTTTAAAAAGCCATCCAAGCAAAGGGATATCCCCTAATATAGGAATCTTATTGAGGCTTTCCTCTTCTCGCTCTTCCATAAGACCACCAATAACAACGGTCTGGTTATCTTTTACTACAACCGTTGTCTTTGTTGAGCGTTTTGTTGTAGTAGGTCCTATATTGATCAGAATCGTCTCTGATTCAGGCTTAACTGCTGATATCTCCTGATATATGTCCATCTTTACATAATCGCCTTCTGTTATCTGGGGTGTAATCCTGAGCGTAATACCAACATCTTTTCTCTCGATAGAACTCAGAACTATATTGGCTGTTGTTGTGATATCTCGCTCTCTCTCTGAAATGAATGGAATGTTTTCGCCAACAACAATTTCCGCTTCTTTATTATCCGAAGTAAGTATCTGAGGTGTAGAAAGGACATTGACTGCACCTTTAAATTCATTCAGGCTGAATAAAGCAGCAAAGCCTGGAATCGTGAAAGTGGTTGTGCTTACTGTGCCATCTTCATTAATAGTTGTCAAAGGAACCTCAAGAAAATTACCCATACCACCTGCTGTTAGTCCTGTAAGTCCAAACAGAATATCCTGCATAGATGTCGCATCAATCGTCCCAAAACCGGCAACTGCCACAGGCTCTCCATCTTTCTCAGCAATAATCCGCCATTTTGCACCAAGTTCCTGCAACTTTTCGATCGAGGCCTCTACTATCATCGCTTCTACATAGACCTGTTTCCTTTTTCTGTCAAGCTGTTTTATAACCTGCACAAGATTCTGATAATCACCGGGCGAAGCAACTATAACAATAGAATTTGTTGCTTTGTCTGGTGATAGTATAATTTTGCTTCCTGATTCGAAAGGTGTTTTCACAGTCTGCGCACCAGTTTGAATTGACTTAACCTGTTGAGATATTCCAACAAGCATACCTTCAAGCACCTTGCTGAGTTCTGTTGCATCTGCATGTTCGAGGAAATAAACATTAATCTTGCTGGTTGCCTCAGGCAAAGGAATGTCAAGCAGAGCGATCATTTTCTTCATAGACTGTTTTTCCTGTTTATCTGCAACAAGCACGACAGCGTTTAATCTTGTATCTGCAAAAACATAGTTTTTCATCTCATCAACAGAAACTGTGCTTGCAGTTTCACCTGGGCGTGGTGTGCGTAAAGACTGAGGCTGTATCTTGCTGCTTATAGAAAAAGCCTCAGTAATAATCTTAACTACATCTTCAGCATTTGCATATTTGAGCAATATCAATTCAGGCTCTTCAACTCCTGGCCTGTCAATTGAGTCAAGTATCTTCAATATTTTTTCGATATTCGAGACTGAATCAACAATCATAATCATATTACCTGGTCCGAAAGAGGAGATATGTCCATTCTGTGAAATTATGGGCTGTAAAAAACTTACTGCTTTTGAAGATGATATTGATTGCAATTGTATTAGCCTCGTAATATAAGCATCACTGCCTGGCATGACGTCTTCTTTTACTATTTCAGTGCCTGACTGTTTTGCCTGTTGGAGTGGCACTATCTTATATACTTTTCCAGATGGCACAACCGTAAATCCTTTTATTTCAAGCACAGACGTGAAAAGATTATATGCATCATCTACAGAAAGTTTTGAAGGTGCTATTATCGTCACGCTACCTTTCACATTGTCATCAAACACGAAATTCTTACCAGTAATATCACTGATGAACTTCACAACAACAGGTATCTCTACATCAACAAAGTTTACTGTGACCTTTTTGTCTTTTGACTGTTGCTGGGTTTTCGTCTCGGCAAAAGATGAAGGATGAAGTATGAATAATGAAAAGAGAATAAAAAGAATTATGAAGAATGAAGAATGAAGGATGAAAACACCTCTCTTTCTATGCATTTTGTTTAATCCTCATTTTCTTAATAATTAAAGTAAAAATAGCAATTTATTCATCCGTATTTTATTAATTCTACTGTATCTGATATGTCATTGTCATCTTTGCCCCAGACCTGATTAAATCTACCTGCACTCTATCCAGCCCTTTCAGAGCTGAAAATGCCTGTAATGCCCTTTCAGGGTTTGATATATCGTATTCATTAATACGTAGTAAAACATCCCCATTCTGAAGTCCAAGGCTGTGGTAAATACCTCCTGGCTTTACTTCACTCAGGATAAAACCCTCCTCTTTTCCATTAACAACATTTGGTTTTAATCTTGCATCAGTCATCATCTTAGAAGGATTTGCAATCATCTGTTGAAGATTTCTCTGGTCTACAATATAGGTTCCTTTTCCTACCTGTTTTGCAAAAAGAGAATTTGGAGGAATTTGTTTACGCACTTCTCTTATTTTTAAATCTTCAAAATTAACTTCTGTTATTTTTCCATCTTGCCGTATAAGCACCCTGTCGGTTTTTACCATATATAACTCGCCAAGTCCTGATACATTCTCTCCAGCCTTAAACATCTCCTGTATTCCAGAACTTCTCCTGAAAATTGCATAGCTCAATTTTTTTGGCCCAACAACAGTTCCGATTAAAACAACATCGCCTTGCTGTATGTTCGCACTCCCAGAAGAAGCAAGAGACCTGATTTCTCCTCCTAAGAAACCAAAAGGATTATTTTTCAGTATCTTTGAATAATCTGTTAGCTGTAGTTCAGACTGTGAATCTGTCTTATCTGATGATTCCTGTGTATTTATCACTGCCTTATCTCCCCTTGTAAACGAATGGGAGATGATATCACGTGCAAAAAGAAGTATTACAACAAAGAGCAGGATACTTAAAATAATGTTTATGTAAAAAATGGTTCTATTTGTTAGCACTGCTGATTTCAATATTCATTTTCTCCGTATACTCGCAATAAATTGCTGTCTCGATCTTTCGTAGCCGCACACTTTAGTTTGCGCAAAATATACGCCGTCTCGAAAACTTTCGGGACTGCTGCTACCATTGTGACTAATTTATCTCCCCTTACTTGAGGGGAGATAACACCGGCATGCTCCCTTCATGCAAGTATGTTATTAAAAATAAGAATGAATGTAAAGTTTTCAAATAAAAACAGCATTGCAGACTTTATAAGCCGCAATGCTGTTTTTCTCATGCTATCTAATTAAGGTTACTTCCTTCTTCTTAACAAGAATATGTAAACAACTGGTAGAAGCATTACAGCAAGATTAGCAAGAGCAGTTGGTGTATTTTGACTTCCACCTATAGAGCATCCTCCATTGTCATCGTCGTCATCTACAGAACTGGAAGGGGTAGCAACCAGAAACTCATTAGAATAATTGGATTGTGCAGTTAAAGGTGCTGGAGTTCCTGCAGGATTTGGGAGCAAGCTATATGCGCTTATTCTGTATGCATATGTTGTGCCTGGAGAAACTGTATTATCATTAAAGGATTCGACATTGGCTCCAACCGTCGCTACAGTTGTAAAAGGTTCAGTGCCTGTGCGTCTCTCTATTGTATATCCATCCTCACCTGTAGCATTATCTTCCCATGAAATTGAAATCTGCCTTGGAGAAGTAGCGTATATAGACAAATTTGAAGGAGTAAGCAGTGAGGATATTGCACTGTATGCATTTATTCTACCACCTGTAAAAATCCAGTCAATTAGTGTTGGTTTTACATCAACATATCTGAGGATCATTCCTCGTATCTGGGAGTAGCTTGCGTTCGTATAATAGCTCATGAGAAGGCCTGCAAGTCCTGATACATGCGGAGCAGCCATAGATGTTCCTTCCAGAAATTCTTTATCAGACATATCACTATAAAGATTCTGAGGGATGGTGCTCAGTATATATACACCAGGGGCAGCGACATGGACCGTGTTTGTCCCGTAATTGCTGAAAGGAACCCTTACGTCGTCCTGGTCTGTTGCAGCAACAGATATGATGTTGGGAAGGTAACGACTGTAACTGGCAGGATAGAATGGAGTGAGGTCATTGTTGTCTCCAATTCCATCTCCGCCGAGCTGACCATTTCCTGCTGCAGCCACAAAGAGCACACCTCTTGTATTTGCTGATGATATTGCTTCATAAAGACTCCATGAAAAAGCACCATAACCTCCCCAACTGGCATTAATAACCTGTGCACCATTATCTAAAGCGTATTCAATGCCGTCTATTATATCCATATCGTTTCCAACACCCATAGAATCAAGAATTTTTACAGGCATCAACCGGACGTTCCACATCACTCCTGCAATCCCTGTTCCATTATTTCCGAGAGCACCAATAATACCGGCAACATGGGTGCCGTGTTCGTTGTCATCCATAGGATCATTATCACTGTTCACAAAGTCCCATCCCAGACAGTCATCTCTGTATCCATTGCCATCATTGTCAACATTATTTGTGCAGTTTGGTTCGCCTGGATTTTTCCAGATGTTCAGGATAAGGTCAGAATGGTGGTAATCTATTCCTGTATCAAGCACAGCGATTACAACATTATCACTTCCTGTTGATATATCCCATGCCTCTGGAGCATCTATATCGGCATCAGGAGTACCATTGGCATATAAGCCAAGATTAATGAGTCCCCACTGGTCTTTAAAATAAGTGTCATTCGGTGATGTCAAAGCAGCGCGTCTGATATAGTTTGGTTCTGCATATTCAACATCTGGATTGGACATATATTGCATTATTGCATCCTGAACAGAGACTCCATCCGGCAGTTTTACCTGCTCGAGGTTCGGGACAATATTCACGCTTTTCATTACAGTTGCACCGATACTCTTATGGGCTGCACGTGATGAAGATTTGAATTTTACAAGCAATTCGCCCTCTACATATTCAGCATTACTCATCTGTGCAATAATGGAATTAGCAGTGGCTTTTACACTGCTTGTTGAGCTTGAAGAATCCGAAGAGATGTTCGTAGTTTGATCACTTCCGCATGATATCAGAAAAATTGATAGGAAAAGATATAATAATTTTTTCATTGTATCACTCCTTTATTTATCCTTTTGCACCTTCATTCAGAATTCTTCAACTTTCCACATATATAGGGGCGGGCTTCTTGCCCACCCTTATGTTTATTTAATTAATCTACTACAGTAATTGTGAATATATATGCAACTGCAGGATTTCCTGCCAGATCTTCAACACCTGTTCCAACATTTATTATATATTGATGACTTGGATCTGGTGCTACTGGTCCAAATGTTCCTCTTAATGTCACATTTGCTCCTGAACAGCTGGTGACTGTCCAATCTGCTATAACTGGACTTCCCCCAACTGGATTTATTGATATTGTTGCTGGTGTAACCGTAGAACAGTCAATGTTTTCACTAAATGTTATTGTAACAGGTGCAGGATCTCCACCAGCATCAGAAATGTCAAGTTGATAATTAGGAGGACCGGGTGTTGTAGCTGTCACCGTCGGTGATGTTGTATCTGGTTCAGGTGCCGGTGGCTCTTCAGGCTCTTCTTCAGGCCCTATTATTGTCACAGTCACATTACCTGATTGTCCACCTGCAGAAGCAGTAATTCTTGCAGTAGCAGTTGTTCCTGCAGGTATATCAGGAGCAGAGTATGTTGTCTCTGCTATACCGTCTGTTGTCGTAGCAAACGGGTCAATTCCTCCGTTGGTCGTTATGAAATTCACGCTTGTGCCGTCAGGTGCCGGTGTCCCGGCTGTTGTCATCACAGAAGCTGTAATGGTGGATGTGCCTCCTGAATCAACCGATATCGGATTTGCAGATACACTTACACTCGCAATTTCTACAGGCTCAACTGTTAGTGCAACAATATTATATGCACCGTTTTCTGCAATCGCCCATACATTAAAAGCTGTTTGAGATGGCATAAGGGCTGCTGGCACAATCATTAACGGCACAGATGCCTGTCCAAGGTTATTGGTAATAGCCGTATCTCCTGCCGGGAAAACTATGTCGCATGTCTCACTACCGTCACTGCATTCAGCATTAGGGTCTGTCCCAACTTTGTAAGGCCTGTCCGAACCAAATTGAACAGTCATTCCACTGAAAAGTACTGCTGAATTATAAACAGTTGCTGTTAAAGTAACTGTATTGTCATCTGATGTTTCCAGTAATGTAAAAGGATTACCGCTACCAGAAACCGAAAGGTCAAGAGAAGGCGTGAGTGCACTGTCGCTATATCTTGAAAAGAATACTGTCCTCTGGTCCCTGTGGACTCCCATTGCTGTATCAACTTCTGCCTGGATTGTTGAAAAGCCTTCTGTTGTAGATTTGAGGACAACCGTTGCTATCCCGAGATTATCTGTCTTCACATTTGTATCGCTAAGTCTGCCAACTGCTGAGAGATTTGTAAATATTACCCTCTCATTTTTAACAGGAACGCCGTTTCCATCAAGAACCCTTGCATGTATAGTTATCTCGGTATTGGTCTGAGCAATATTATGGGAAGGCAACACCTTAACGACCGAAGCCACCTTAGGATTTTCGCCTTCTGGAGTGCTTGAATCTCCTGCTCCTCCTCCGCCACATCCACTGATAGCACAAAGGTATAAAGCCATCAGTGTAAATGCTATGATGATTTTTTTCATCGTATCCTCCAAATCTATTATTGCTTATCTTTAATCACAATTATCAAAATTACCTATCTGGAACTCTGCATTTGCCTTGATTTTAAATTTCTGACCAAGTTCATTTTTACCCTCTAAAATGTATGTAGCTGTATAATTATTAATATAAGATAATCCATAACTGTATTGTCCTGACATAACATCCTGTGCATATTTTTCTTTTCTTAGAAGGTCGAGAAACACCAATGTATAAGTTACTTCCATAGAACCCTGGGCGCTTGGTTGTGGTATAACAATAGTTTGATAACCAACATATGTTTCTATAGGAGGTGCTCCAATTGAATCAGCCGACCTCCTGTATTGAACTGTGTATTTTTCTATATACAAATTTCCAGGCGCATATATAGCACCTGGGTTAATAAATCTTGCGGTTATTGTCACATCTGCAACATGGTTTTGAAAAACTTCATATTCATCACCGCAAAAATCCTGAAATGCATCAACAGAATTTGTATTTTGGTCTAAATATTTCGGGACGACATACGCCTCAACTATAAGCCCAATATCCTCTGTGCCTTCACTTCCAGGAGAACCCGGACCTTCACTACCACATCCAAGAAGTATTAAAAGAATTAATATGCTTAAAAATTTAAAAAGCAATATATGATTTCTTTTCATCTCTCCTCCTACCAGTATTTAAAAATCCAAAAACCTGTTGGCATTGTTCAGAGTTTAATATTCCCCAGATCCAGCAACAAGAATCGTCATTGCGAGTGTAACAAAGCAATCTCGTCTTTTCATGGGAGATTGCCACACACGGTTCAGGTGCTCGCAATGAAAAGAATGTCAGAAGCTTGGGATGCTTATCATTGGATTTGGGTATCCCGTATCTGGGTTTTCTTACCATCAGGGCTTCTCCACAATTCTCGGCGTAATAAATATGAGAAGCTCACTCGTATTTGATTGATTTAATCTGTTTTTGAAAAGCCAGCCTAATATTGGTATATTCATTAAACCAGGAACTCCTGAATCCTGTTCGCTTGTCTGTATTTTATACATACCACCTATTACGACGGTTTCACCGTCCTTAATAATAACGTTTGTATTTGCTTCTTTCTTGTCAGTCCCCGGCACACCTTCAACAGATGGGACAGAGGGATCAAGTTCCTCTTTCTTTAAATTGAGCTCCATGCTGATTGAACCATCAGGCGTAATATGAGGAGTTACAACAAGTTCGAGGGTAACGTCTTTAAATTCAGTAGATACTGTTCCCTCTGTAGTAAGCCTTCTTACAGGTATACTCTTACCCTGTAGGATTTTTGCTTTTCCATTGTCAATCGTTAATATTTTTGGATTTGAGATGACCTTACCTTTTCCTACTGTCTCAATTGCAGAGAGCTGAAAATCAAGTCCTATTGTTCTTGATGGGTCTAATATACCAAAAGTAAATCCTGAACCAGATAATGCACCAACATTTTTTGCAGGGAAATCAACAAGATAATTACCTCCGGTAAATGGCCCTTCAGAAAGAAGTGGCACCCCGGATAGACCTCCTGCTGAAAGAAGGGTATTACTTGATTGATAATTTATGCCCCACTGTATTCCAAGATCTTTTGTAGTAGCAGTATTGACTTCAACAATTCGAGCCTCTACCAGAACCTGAGGCGTTGGTTTATCAAGGGTCTTAAGTATTTCCTCTATTCCAGGGAATACAGAAGCTATATCTTTTACAATCATGGTACTTGTTCTCTTATCAACATTTATGCTACCCCTCTGAGATATAAGCTTTGCATTCCTTATAGCATTTTCAACAATAGCAACATCAGCATAGCTGATTTCGAAAACTCTTGTTTCAAGTGCCTCTGCTTTCATTCCTGCTTCTTCTGCTTTTACTTTCTCTTCGCTTTCTTTTGCAAAAATAGTATGAGGAGCAATTCGTATTACATTGCCTTCAACAGATTTACCAAGACTGAACGTCTTGAGTATTGTGTCGAATGCCTGATTCCATGGCACATCTCTGAACTTCATAGTGGCTTTACCCTTAACATCAGGATGGATAAATAGATTACATCCGCTTATATCGGCAAATAATCTGAATATCGGAACAATATCCTGATCCTGGAAATCAAAATTGACAACTTCCTTGCCTTCGAGATATGAATAACATTTACTGCCAACCATTGCAGCCTCTTCTTTAAGCGGTCTGGATAAAGTTTTTTCTTTCTCCGCTTCGATAGAGACTAAAGGACTTGCTTCCATTACAGTCCCCAACAATGTTAAGACAATAGAGTCACCAATTGATGAAACATCAAAATTTGTGTCCTCTTTAAGGTCAAGAACAAGGCGAATCTTGTCTTCATGCTTACCTGCT
This genomic interval carries:
- the gspD gene encoding type II secretion system secretin GspD, with protein sequence MHRKRGVFILHSSFFIILFILFSLFILHPSSFAETKTQQQSKDKKVTVNFVDVEIPVVVKFISDITGKNFVFDDNVKGSVTIIAPSKLSVDDAYNLFTSVLEIKGFTVVPSGKVYKIVPLQQAKQSGTEIVKEDVMPGSDAYITRLIQLQSISSSKAVSFLQPIISQNGHISSFGPGNMIMIVDSVSNIEKILKILDSIDRPGVEEPELILLKYANAEDVVKIITEAFSISSKIQPQSLRTPRPGETASTVSVDEMKNYVFADTRLNAVVLVADKQEKQSMKKMIALLDIPLPEATSKINVYFLEHADATELSKVLEGMLVGISQQVKSIQTGAQTVKTPFESGSKIILSPDKATNSIVIVASPGDYQNLVQVIKQLDRKRKQVYVEAMIVEASIEKLQELGAKWRIIAEKDGEPVAVAGFGTIDATSMQDILFGLTGLTAGGMGNFLEVPLTTINEDGTVSTTTFTIPGFAALFSLNEFKGAVNVLSTPQILTSDNKEAEIVVGENIPFISERERDITTTANIVLSSIERKDVGITLRITPQITEGDYVKMDIYQEISAVKPESETILINIGPTTTKRSTKTTVVVKDNQTVVIGGLMEEREEESLNKIPILGDIPLLGWLFKNKTVEKSKTNLLVFLTPHIVRESEQLSNLTEQKNMEFARAENKYKPGELLVKFKEDVAEHRIQEILTLEKASVITISKLKGLYLIRLKKGQDVRDAIEKFMHYDEVEYSEPNYIRKIQSGK
- a CDS encoding PDZ domain-containing protein; the protein is MKSAVLTNRTIFYINIILSILLFVVILLFARDIISHSFTRGDKAVINTQESSDKTDSQSELQLTDYSKILKNNPFGFLGGEIRSLASSGSANIQQGDVVLIGTVVGPKKLSYAIFRRSSGIQEMFKAGENVSGLGELYMVKTDRVLIRQDGKITEVNFEDLKIREVRKQIPPNSLFAKQVGKGTYIVDQRNLQQMIANPSKMMTDARLKPNVVNGKEEGFILSEVKPGGIYHSLGLQNGDVLLRINEYDISNPERALQAFSALKGLDRVQVDLIRSGAKMTMTYQIQ
- a CDS encoding S8 family serine peptidase, coding for MKKLLYLFLSIFLISCGSDQTTNISSDSSSSTSSVKATANSIIAQMSNAEYVEGELLVKFKSSSRAAHKSIGATVMKSVNIVPNLEQVKLPDGVSVQDAIMQYMSNPDVEYAEPNYIRRAALTSPNDTYFKDQWGLINLGLYANGTPDADIDAPEAWDISTGSDNVVIAVLDTGIDYHHSDLILNIWKNPGEPNCTNNVDNDGNGYRDDCLGWDFVNSDNDPMDDNEHGTHVAGIIGALGNNGTGIAGVMWNVRLMPVKILDSMGVGNDMDIIDGIEYALDNGAQVINASWGGYGAFSWSLYEAISSANTRGVLFVAAAGNGQLGGDGIGDNNDLTPFYPASYSRYLPNIISVAATDQDDVRVPFSNYGTNTVHVAAPGVYILSTIPQNLYSDMSDKEFLEGTSMAAPHVSGLAGLLMSYYTNASYSQIRGMILRYVDVKPTLIDWIFTGGRINAYSAISSLLTPSNLSIYATSPRQISISWEDNATGEDGYTIERRTGTEPFTTVATVGANVESFNDNTVSPGTTYAYRISAYSLLPNPAGTPAPLTAQSNYSNEFLVATPSSSVDDDDDNGGCSIGGSQNTPTALANLAVMLLPVVYIFLLRRRK
- a CDS encoding Ig-like domain-containing protein, producing MKKIIIAFTLMALYLCAISGCGGGGAGDSSTPEGENPKVASVVKVLPSHNIAQTNTEITIHARVLDGNGVPVKNERVIFTNLSAVGRLSDTNVKTDNLGIATVVLKSTTEGFSTIQAEVDTAMGVHRDQRTVFFSRYSDSALTPSLDLSVSGSGNPFTLLETSDDNTVTLTATVYNSAVLFSGMTVQFGSDRPYKVGTDPNAECSDGSETCDIVFPAGDTAITNNLGQASVPLMIVPAALMPSQTAFNVWAIAENGAYNIVALTVEPVEIASVSVSANPISVDSGGTSTITASVMTTAGTPAPDGTSVNFITTNGGIDPFATTTDGIAETTYSAPDIPAGTTATARITASAGGQSGNVTVTIIGPEEEPEEPPAPEPDTTSPTVTATTPGPPNYQLDISDAGGDPAPVTITFSENIDCSTVTPATISINPVGGSPVIADWTVTSCSGANVTLRGTFGPVAPDPSHQYIINVGTGVEDLAGNPAVAYIFTITVVD